In the Corynebacterium jeikeium genome, CGTCGCACTACGGCTATGATGTGGGAGAAAACTGCATACATTTTTGCCGCTTTTAGCTGTGGTGGGAGAGGCTCGGCGCTCGTCACGCGCCGGCCGCCGACGGAGCAATTCCTCCCCGGGACACTCTCAGGCCCCAAGTACCGTCACAGTGAGGCAACTCTGGAAAGACCTGCGCGCAGTCGTGTGCACGCGGGCGCCGAAGGAGAAAAGCCGGGTTGACCGGGTGAAGCTCTCAGGCACAAGCGACAGAGTGGGGAGGGCTCCTTTTAACGACCGTGCACTTCCGACCGGAAAGTCCCTATAAAGCTATGTCTTCTGCAGCTACTCGCCGTAATTCAGCCCCCTTCGTTCAGCGCCACATCGGCCCGAACCAGGCCGATACCCAGGAGATCCTCGATTACCTGGGCTACGAATCTTCCGTCGCGCTGGCCGACGATGCCCTCCCGAAGTCCATCTGCCAGGCTGGTCCGATCGGCCTGCCGGAGGCGCTGGATGAAGCGGACACCCTGGCCGCCCTGCGTGCTTACGCTGACAAGAACGTGCAGAAGCAGCAGCTGATCGGCAATGGTTACTTCGACACGATCACCCCGGCCGTGATCCGCCGCAACGTGGTGGAGAATCCGGGCTGGTACACCGCCTACACTCCCTACCAGCCGGAGATCTCCCAGGGTCGCCTTGAGGCCCTGCTGAACTTCCAGACGATGGTGCAGGACCTGACCGGCCTGCCGGTGGCTGGTGCTTCGCTGCTGGACGAGGCCACCGCCGTGGCCGAGGCTGTGCAGCTGATGGCTCGCGGCAATGCGAAGGCCGCCAAGAAGGGTGGCGTGGTGCTGCTGGATTCCTCCCTGCACCAGCAGTCCATCACCGTGACTCTGGCTCGCGCTGAAGCAGCGGGCATCCCGGTGGAGGTCGTGGACCTGGACGGCGAGGACGGCGCCGGTGAGAGCGCTGCCGCTGCTTTCGAGGGCCGCGAGAACCTCGTCGGCGTGGTGCTTTCCAACCCCGGCTCCACCGGCCGCGTCCGCGACCTGTCCGGCCTGATCTCCGCCGCGAAGGAGGCCGGCGCGCTGGTCACGGTTGCCTGTGACCTGCTGGCTCAGGTTCTGGTGACCTCCCCGGGCTCCCAGGGCGCCGACATCGCCGTCGGCTCCGCTCAGCGTTTCGGTGTGCCGCTGTTCTTTGGTGGCCCGCACGCGGGCTTCATCTCCTGCACCGAGGCGCTGCAGCGTAAGTTGCCGGGCCGCATCGTGGGCGTGTCCGTGGATGCCGAGGGCACCCCGGCCTACCGCTTGGCTCTGCAGACCCGTGAGCAGCACATTCGCCGCGACAAGGCCACCAGTAACATCTGTACCGCTCAGGCTCTGCTGGCCGTCGTCGCCGGTTTCTACGCGGTCTGGCACGGCCCGGCTGGTCTGCGCGCCATCGCCGAGGGTGTGCACGCCCGCGCGACCGCCCTGGCCGTTGCCCTGTCCGAGGCTGGCCTGACGCTGGCGCACGATACCTTCTTCGACACCGTCACCGTTGACGTGTCTGGTTCTTCTCTTGGGGACGCCCCCACGGCTCTGCGCGCCGCAGCCGAGGCAGGCTACAACCTGCGCCAGGTTAACGATTCCTTCGTCGGCATCTCTGTCGGCGAGTCCACCACGGATGGGGACATTGCCAAGCTGATCGAGGTGCTGGGCTCCCGCACCGGCGAGGTCAACTCCGCGAGCTTCGACGTCACCGCCGGCCCGCTGGGCGAGGCCGGCGTGCTGCGCGCCGAAGATGAGGAGATTCTGACCCACCCGATCTTCACCGCCATCACCTCCGAGACCCAGATGATGCGCTACATGCGCAAGCTGGCCGACCGCGACCTGGCGCTGGACCGCACGATGATCCCGCTGGGCTCCTGCACCATGAAGCTGAACGCGGCCGTCTCCATGGAGCCGATCACCTGGCCGGGCTTCGCCGGTATCCACCCGCACGTCCCGGCCGAGCAGGCGCAGGGCTGGCTGGAGCTCATCGAGGACCTGGAGGAGCGCCTGGCGAAGATCACCGGCTACGCCAAGGTTTCCGTCCAGCCGAACGCGGGCTCCCAGGGCGAGTTCGCCGGACTGCTGGCGATCCACCGCTACCACCAGTCCCGCGGCGACGATCAGCGTGACATCGTTCTGATCCCGGCCTCCGCGCACGGCACCAACGCTGCCTCTGCAGCGCTGGCGGGTCTGAAGGTCGTGGCTGTGAAGAACGCCGAAGACGGCTCCATCGACGTGCCGGACCTGGAGGCCAAGCTGGAGAAGTACGGCGAGCAGACCGCCGCCATCATGCTGACCTACCCCTCCACCCACGGTGTGTTCGAGGAGCAGGTGCGCGACGTCTGCCAGAAGGTCCACGATGCCGGCGGCCAGGTGTACGTCGACGGCGCTAACCTGAACGCCCTGGTCGGCCTGGCCCAGCCGGGCGAGTTCGGCGGCGACGTATCCCACCTGAACCTGCACAAGACCTTCACCATCCCGCACGGCGGTGGCGGCCCGGGCGTTGGCCCAGTGTGCGTGGCCGAGCACCTGATCCCGTTCCTGCCCACCGACCCGAACGCCGACGTTATCGATGGCGATGCTGCACTGCAGACCGGCCAGCCGGTCTCCGGCGCACAGTACGGCTCCGCTGGCGTGCTGCCGATCACCTGGTCCTACATCGCACAGATGGGCGACGAAGGCCTGACCGAGGCCTCCCGCATGGCCCTGGTGAACGCCAACTACGTTTCCCGCAAGCTGGAGGATTAC is a window encoding:
- the gcvP gene encoding aminomethyl-transferring glycine dehydrogenase; translation: MSSAATRRNSAPFVQRHIGPNQADTQEILDYLGYESSVALADDALPKSICQAGPIGLPEALDEADTLAALRAYADKNVQKQQLIGNGYFDTITPAVIRRNVVENPGWYTAYTPYQPEISQGRLEALLNFQTMVQDLTGLPVAGASLLDEATAVAEAVQLMARGNAKAAKKGGVVLLDSSLHQQSITVTLARAEAAGIPVEVVDLDGEDGAGESAAAAFEGRENLVGVVLSNPGSTGRVRDLSGLISAAKEAGALVTVACDLLAQVLVTSPGSQGADIAVGSAQRFGVPLFFGGPHAGFISCTEALQRKLPGRIVGVSVDAEGTPAYRLALQTREQHIRRDKATSNICTAQALLAVVAGFYAVWHGPAGLRAIAEGVHARATALAVALSEAGLTLAHDTFFDTVTVDVSGSSLGDAPTALRAAAEAGYNLRQVNDSFVGISVGESTTDGDIAKLIEVLGSRTGEVNSASFDVTAGPLGEAGVLRAEDEEILTHPIFTAITSETQMMRYMRKLADRDLALDRTMIPLGSCTMKLNAAVSMEPITWPGFAGIHPHVPAEQAQGWLELIEDLEERLAKITGYAKVSVQPNAGSQGEFAGLLAIHRYHQSRGDDQRDIVLIPASAHGTNAASAALAGLKVVAVKNAEDGSIDVPDLEAKLEKYGEQTAAIMLTYPSTHGVFEEQVRDVCQKVHDAGGQVYVDGANLNALVGLAQPGEFGGDVSHLNLHKTFTIPHGGGGPGVGPVCVAEHLIPFLPTDPNADVIDGDAALQTGQPVSGAQYGSAGVLPITWSYIAQMGDEGLTEASRMALVNANYVSRKLEDYFPTLYKGDTGLVAHECILDLRELTKASGITAEDVSKRLMDFGFHAPTLAFPVAGTLMMEPTESEDKEELDRFIEAMITIHGEIQEVIDGKVTAEQSILRHAPFTAYSVVRDDFEEAVSGGHFSRAKAAYPVASLRHTKYFTPVRRIDNAYGDRNLVCTCPPLEDFAINED